Proteins encoded together in one Betaproteobacteria bacterium window:
- a CDS encoding transposase codes for MPNFRSVDRNLKFIAVDFDAQILPGTFQDAVSVLVDQELDLTPFIETYRNDDTGAPAYHPSILLKVILFGYSRGLISSRAIAAACRQHVQFIALSADSQPDFSTLAGFVSRHTEAIQSLFTQVLVICNREGLIGHEMFAIDGVKLPSNAAKSGQRSSGGLRTGSAEGRTVRGEDARGASEAGRCEDPTGAGTADA; via the coding sequence ATGCCGAACTTCCGATCCGTCGACAGGAACCTCAAGTTCATCGCCGTCGACTTCGACGCGCAGATCCTCCCCGGCACGTTCCAGGACGCCGTCAGTGTGCTGGTAGACCAGGAACTCGACCTCACGCCGTTCATCGAGACCTACCGCAACGACGACACCGGCGCGCCCGCGTACCACCCTTCGATTCTCCTCAAAGTCATCCTGTTCGGCTACAGCCGAGGCCTGATCAGCTCCCGCGCCATCGCCGCGGCCTGCCGCCAGCACGTGCAGTTCATCGCCCTGAGCGCAGACAGCCAGCCGGACTTCTCCACCCTCGCAGGCTTCGTCAGCCGTCACACTGAGGCGATCCAGTCGCTCTTCACCCAGGTGCTGGTCATCTGCAACCGCGAAGGCCTCATCGGCCACGAGATGTTCGCCATCGACGGGGTCAAGCTCCCGAGCAATGCGGCCAAGTCCGGGCAGCGGTCTTCGGGAGGACTTCGAACGGGAAGCGCAGAAGGTCGGACAGTCCGTGGAGAAGATGCTCGCGGAGCATCGGAGGCAGGACGCTGCGAAGATCCCACCGGAGCAGGAACAGCGGACGCGTGA
- a CDS encoding transposase: MREHARQIWAWLEKHPRDRLGASGKPVLSNRTDNESAKMSTDKGVVQGYCGLAAVDEKHQIIVAAQAHGTGSEQALLPGMVEDLKPVLTPESVIVADAGYHSEANLAHLESEKVEAYIADRGYGDRDERYAGQERHKAKEDALWDKSPKDQRPKQFRPLPSSLPMT, encoded by the coding sequence ATGAGGGAGCACGCCAGGCAGATCTGGGCGTGGCTGGAGAAGCACCCCAGGGACCGCCTCGGCGCGAGCGGCAAGCCGGTGCTGAGCAACCGCACCGACAACGAGTCGGCGAAGATGTCCACGGACAAGGGCGTCGTGCAGGGCTACTGCGGCTTGGCGGCGGTAGACGAGAAGCACCAGATCATCGTCGCCGCCCAGGCGCACGGGACAGGCTCGGAGCAGGCACTGCTGCCGGGAATGGTGGAAGACCTGAAGCCTGTTCTGACGCCCGAGAGCGTGATCGTGGCCGATGCGGGCTACCACAGCGAAGCCAACCTCGCCCACCTGGAGTCCGAGAAGGTCGAGGCCTACATTGCCGACCGTGGTTACGGGGACCGGGACGAGCGCTACGCCGGACAGGAGAGGCACAAGGCGAAGGAAGATGCGCTCTGGGACAAGAGTCCGAAGGACCAGAGGCCGAAGCAGTTCCGCCCTCTGCCTTCAAGTTTGCCGATGACCTGA
- a CDS encoding sigma-70 family RNA polymerase sigma factor — MTILKTPAFTLTILASLTVSLPGSAYADVVRLSYIWNHSFWGIGGLLADPPPPGFNDAFFSQTPISASFEYERGSTGGVSDQDQPIQYEFFNLRRISIHFSSSSYELETDGDSFGTITATEQEGKVRWTGILTGHVSGPIVQSLAPRSIHFGTEVEGAYTGFPSIQQFRSYPMGFGVEFETSQGNNIIVSFSTVSAVPDLPTWLATLAGSVLIAGNTYRRKRLDQIYLGSEAFAERLRKQAPKDTDLGEIPRIQRRAVAKPLSSFVKAAQGNRDAAIAAAFQSGDYTMKQIAEHFGVHYSTVSRVVKKAEGGNFG, encoded by the coding sequence ATGACAATCCTCAAGACCCCTGCCTTTACGTTGACGATTCTTGCGTCTCTCACCGTGTCGCTGCCGGGTTCCGCATACGCAGACGTCGTGCGGTTGTCGTACATCTGGAACCATTCCTTCTGGGGGATTGGGGGGCTCTTGGCTGATCCTCCGCCGCCTGGGTTCAACGATGCGTTCTTTAGTCAAACACCGATCTCCGCGTCTTTCGAATACGAAAGAGGTAGCACCGGCGGAGTCAGCGATCAGGATCAGCCCATCCAGTACGAGTTCTTCAACTTGCGAAGAATCTCCATACATTTCAGTTCAAGTTCTTATGAACTTGAAACTGATGGAGACTCTTTTGGAACCATCACTGCTACGGAGCAAGAGGGAAAGGTCAGGTGGACGGGAATTCTGACCGGACATGTGTCGGGGCCGATAGTGCAATCGCTCGCTCCACGTTCTATTCACTTCGGGACTGAAGTCGAGGGTGCCTACACTGGGTTTCCATCAATTCAGCAGTTCCGTAGCTATCCAATGGGCTTCGGTGTTGAATTTGAAACAAGCCAAGGCAACAACATCATTGTGTCCTTTTCAACGGTATCCGCAGTTCCAGATCTTCCAACTTGGCTGGCGACTCTCGCAGGATCAGTGCTAATCGCTGGCAATACATACCGTCGAAAGCGCTTGGATCAGATCTACCTGGGCAGCGAGGCCTTCGCCGAACGTCTGCGCAAGCAAGCACCGAAGGACACCGACCTGGGGGAGATCCCGCGGATCCAGCGCCGGGCTGTGGCAAAGCCGCTTTCCAGTTTCGTTAAGGCCGCCCAGGGTAATCGAGATGCCGCGATCGCTGCCGCCTTCCAGTCCGGCGACTACACCATGAAGCAGATCGCGGAGCACTTCGGCGTGCACTACTCGACGGTGAGCCGGGTGGTGAAGAAAGCAGAGGGAGGAAACTTCGGATAG
- a CDS encoding sodium transporter codes for MIDLLIVTAFVIYALNSGLRARRDASRGAEEYFLAGRSLRGWESGMSMAATQFSADTPLLVVGLVATAGVFGLWRLWIYALAFLLMAFLLAGPWRRSGVITDAELAEIRYGGQAALALRVFKALYYGTLINCAALAMVMVAAVRIAEVFLPWHEWLPVGLHTALVTAVSSLGLSIGTSITGLAPDVATANGLLSTALILGFTAGYALTGGLRSVVATDIVQLGIALAGTAIYAVFVVTAAGGLSGLSLRVAELYGQVRADRLLSFWPADTGELLLPFLVVIGLQWLFQMNADGTGYLAQRSMACRSDRDARWAGLIFTWTQILLRSLLWLVIAVGLLVVYPITPDESEVAGFAAKREILYVTGIDDLMPAGLRGLLLTGMLAALASTVDTHLNWGASYWSNDIYGRLVCRTWLKRTPAQRELVTVARLSGLAIVTISLVVMSQLDSIQAAWSISLLFGAGMGSVLVLRWLWERVNAQAELAAMGVSLVAAPLLLLAFGTAPKPSGFGWAVMAVATTAAAVAAVYIAPPSDPQVLLAFYRRVRPPGFWFRTARLAGESPWVPVRAMARRLVAVVITAVSLFLLLVGIGQLLIGGTGTSPTVSWAIAAAGATLVPFWWREATREDPVAARG; via the coding sequence ATGATCGACTTGCTGATCGTCACCGCCTTCGTCATCTATGCGCTCAACTCGGGATTGCGCGCACGCCGCGATGCCTCTCGTGGCGCTGAGGAGTACTTCCTTGCCGGGCGAAGTCTGCGCGGGTGGGAGTCCGGCATGTCGATGGCGGCCACGCAGTTCTCGGCGGACACGCCGCTGCTCGTGGTCGGGCTCGTGGCGACGGCGGGGGTATTCGGACTGTGGCGGCTGTGGATCTACGCGCTTGCTTTCCTGCTGATGGCATTCCTGCTTGCGGGCCCTTGGCGGCGCAGCGGGGTGATCACCGATGCGGAGCTGGCCGAGATCCGCTACGGCGGCCAGGCGGCGCTCGCGCTCAGGGTGTTCAAGGCGCTCTACTACGGCACTCTTATCAACTGCGCGGCCCTGGCCATGGTCATGGTGGCCGCCGTACGGATCGCCGAGGTGTTTCTGCCCTGGCACGAATGGCTGCCGGTGGGTCTGCACACGGCGCTGGTCACTGCGGTCTCGTCCCTGGGGCTGTCGATCGGCACGTCGATTACCGGGCTGGCGCCCGATGTGGCGACGGCCAACGGTCTCCTTTCGACCGCGCTCATCCTCGGCTTCACCGCAGGCTATGCGCTGACCGGTGGGCTGCGCAGCGTGGTGGCCACGGACATCGTCCAGCTGGGCATCGCGCTGGCGGGCACTGCCATCTACGCGGTATTCGTAGTGACGGCCGCCGGCGGTCTCAGCGGTTTGTCGCTACGAGTGGCGGAGCTCTACGGGCAGGTGCGCGCCGATCGTCTGCTCTCGTTCTGGCCAGCGGACACCGGTGAACTGTTGTTGCCCTTTCTTGTGGTAATCGGGCTGCAGTGGCTGTTTCAGATGAACGCAGACGGCACCGGATATCTCGCACAGCGTTCGATGGCGTGCCGATCGGACCGCGACGCGCGGTGGGCCGGGCTGATCTTCACCTGGACGCAGATCCTCCTGCGCAGTCTGCTGTGGCTGGTGATCGCGGTTGGGCTGCTGGTGGTGTATCCGATCACGCCGGACGAGAGTGAAGTCGCCGGCTTCGCGGCGAAACGCGAGATTCTGTACGTCACCGGCATCGACGACCTGATGCCGGCCGGGCTGCGCGGACTGCTGCTCACGGGAATGCTGGCGGCGCTGGCCTCCACGGTAGACACACACCTCAACTGGGGTGCCTCCTACTGGAGCAATGACATCTACGGTCGACTGGTGTGCCGCACCTGGCTGAAACGGACCCCGGCGCAGCGCGAGCTGGTGACCGTGGCCCGACTCTCGGGGCTGGCAATCGTGACGATCTCCCTGGTCGTGATGTCGCAGCTCGATTCGATCCAGGCCGCCTGGTCGATATCGCTGCTGTTCGGCGCTGGAATGGGCTCGGTACTGGTGCTGCGCTGGCTGTGGGAGCGGGTGAACGCGCAGGCCGAGCTCGCGGCCATGGGGGTTTCCCTGGTTGCTGCACCGCTTCTTCTCCTGGCGTTCGGGACGGCCCCGAAACCGAGTGGCTTCGGCTGGGCGGTCATGGCGGTGGCGACGACGGCGGCCGCCGTGGCGGCGGTGTACATCGCGCCGCCCAGCGACCCGCAGGTGCTGCTGGCGTTCTATCGGCGTGTAAGGCCGCCCGGATTCTGGTTTCGAACCGCCCGACTGGCGGGCGAGTCCCCCTGGGTCCCGGTACGCGCCATGGCGCGCCGCCTCGTCGCTGTCGTCATCACGGCGGTTTCTCTGTTCCTGCTACTGGTGGGCATCGGACAACTGCTGATCGGCGGCACCGGGACGAGTCCGACCGTCAGCTGGGCGATCGCCGCCGCGGGCGCCACGCTTGTGCCTTTCTGGTGGCGCGAAGCCACGCGTGAGGATCCCGTCGCAGCGCGAGGCTAA
- a CDS encoding PEP-CTERM sorting domain-containing protein — protein MLLSSGHALAEVPISTASAIYDLHAAASDTSEPRRVCQDFFCSVFVLVPPESNVDDQSDVMRVHFSPTVSAPDVERNSESANAQLGGSSGTASAKLAIDGTSVDFGVAASASKSSVLVGEARAALRTEYRVLVELRSRDLLGSLTVGACAGGCSLAMDFLHQTTGRFAYSYLPGAGARASFEEVLRIDGIVQASGEAFIQADPSAGNQTSPGATGDWTAGDFLASQSSAAGTEWTFNHFEQITDQRALFFPADQLDENGDVVFSGQYIITVEQEAQAGFGAFEYIVGTATMTADFDDTSSFTPVRLYDPTGVLDLSGAQVQVSFASMQPVPEPATWAMFAAGLGWTGWRLRKRAA, from the coding sequence ATGTTGTTGTCCAGCGGCCACGCACTCGCGGAGGTGCCCATTTCCACTGCCTCGGCGATATACGATCTGCACGCCGCGGCGTCGGATACCAGCGAGCCGAGACGCGTCTGCCAGGACTTCTTCTGCAGCGTCTTCGTCCTGGTCCCGCCCGAGAGCAACGTCGACGATCAATCGGACGTGATGCGGGTGCATTTCTCTCCGACGGTATCGGCGCCCGACGTAGAGAGGAATTCCGAATCCGCCAATGCCCAGTTGGGCGGCAGTTCGGGCACCGCCAGCGCAAAACTGGCGATCGACGGCACATCGGTGGATTTCGGGGTGGCGGCCTCCGCCAGCAAGTCCAGCGTTCTCGTCGGCGAGGCACGTGCTGCATTGCGGACCGAATACCGCGTCCTCGTCGAGTTGCGGTCCCGCGACCTGCTCGGATCCCTGACCGTGGGCGCTTGTGCGGGTGGTTGCTCGCTGGCCATGGACTTCCTGCACCAGACGACCGGACGGTTCGCCTATTCGTATCTTCCCGGCGCCGGCGCCCGGGCGAGTTTCGAAGAAGTCCTCCGCATCGACGGCATCGTGCAGGCCTCTGGCGAAGCCTTCATCCAGGCCGACCCGTCCGCTGGCAATCAAACTTCACCCGGTGCCACCGGTGACTGGACCGCGGGCGATTTTCTAGCGTCGCAGTCCAGTGCAGCCGGCACCGAGTGGACCTTCAATCACTTCGAGCAGATCACCGATCAGCGTGCGCTGTTCTTTCCCGCGGACCAGCTCGACGAGAACGGAGACGTGGTGTTCTCGGGCCAGTACATCATCACGGTCGAACAGGAGGCGCAGGCGGGATTCGGTGCCTTCGAATACATCGTCGGTACTGCCACCATGACGGCCGACTTCGACGACACGTCGTCGTTCACGCCCGTTCGCCTGTACGACCCGACCGGCGTGCTCGACCTGAGCGGAGCGCAAGTGCAGGTGAGCTTCGCCAGCATGCAGCCGGTGCCTGAGCCCGCCACCTGGGCGATGTTCGCAGCGGGCCTCGGTTGGACGGGATGGCGCTTGCGCAAGCGCGCGGCGTAA
- a CDS encoding PEP-CTERM sorting domain-containing protein (PEP-CTERM proteins occur, often in large numbers, in the proteomes of bacteria that also encode an exosortase, a predicted intramembrane cysteine proteinase. The presence of a PEP-CTERM domain at a protein's C-terminus predicts cleavage within the sorting domain, followed by covalent anchoring to some some component of the (usually Gram-negative) cell surface. Many PEP-CTERM proteins exhibit an unusual sequence composition that includes large numbers of potential glycosylation sites. Expression of one such protein has been shown restore the ability of a bacterium to form floc, a type of biofilm.): MLRVAAVPEPGTWALLAGGLGLLVWRKKR; the protein is encoded by the coding sequence GTGCTGCGCGTGGCCGCCGTGCCGGAGCCGGGGACGTGGGCCCTGCTGGCAGGTGGACTGGGGCTCCTGGTCTGGCGCAAGAAGCGGTGA
- a CDS encoding DUF642 domain-containing protein, whose amino-acid sequence MKLTSLVVAPYAFAAFAGLWATNAAADNLLVNGDFESPLDWTSGVSYNAGYSAFVGSQIPGWTIESGHAVTIHNTNAYPYIAGAFSVNMDGEGYNGHNANLYQDFASTSGYQYQLSFDWQGWFNDSNPQLDVSIVDLSDDSVLYHGNFGYSSNLMQESASFHGTGNMLRLRVMESPESGYNDNAFIVDNFAVSVVAVPEPETYALFIAGLGLLGVVSRRQSRAVV is encoded by the coding sequence ATGAAATTGACCTCTCTTGTGGTCGCCCCCTACGCGTTCGCTGCGTTTGCCGGGCTCTGGGCAACGAATGCTGCAGCCGACAATCTGCTCGTCAACGGTGACTTCGAAAGTCCCTTGGACTGGACTTCGGGCGTGAGCTATAACGCCGGTTACTCCGCTTTCGTGGGATCGCAGATTCCTGGCTGGACGATCGAGTCTGGCCATGCCGTGACCATCCACAACACGAACGCCTATCCATACATTGCGGGCGCGTTCAGCGTCAACATGGATGGGGAAGGTTACAACGGTCACAACGCCAATCTCTATCAGGACTTCGCATCCACTTCCGGCTATCAATACCAGTTGAGCTTCGACTGGCAAGGCTGGTTCAACGACAGCAATCCCCAGTTGGACGTCAGCATCGTCGATCTGAGCGACGATAGCGTTCTTTATCACGGCAACTTCGGCTATTCGTCGAACCTAATGCAGGAGTCTGCTTCGTTCCATGGCACCGGCAACATGCTGCGGCTCCGTGTCATGGAAAGTCCGGAATCCGGCTACAACGACAATGCCTTCATCGTCGACAACTTTGCTGTGAGCGTAGTCGCCGTTCCAGAGCCAGAGACTTACGCCCTGTTCATCGCCGGTCTTGGTCTTCTTGGGGTTGTCTCGCGCCGACAGAGTCGGGCTGTGGTGTGA
- a CDS encoding PEP-CTERM sorting domain-containing protein, whose product MTNAGELRVSAGGAANFFGLVSGAGSFTGTGQARFEGGFSPGASPALVTINFDVFYGSDSPILMELGGTTPGARCATDVQARTLEGGPLNVVWWNDYHGQAGDSFDLFDFNGGLTGRFGSVNLPTLDAGLLWQTDDLYTDGVLRVAAVPEPGTWALLAGGLGLLVGRRNFIRVRSAG is encoded by the coding sequence GTGACCAACGCCGGTGAACTGCGCGTGTCCGCAGGGGGTGCCGCCAACTTCTTCGGCCTGGTGTCCGGCGCAGGAAGCTTCACCGGCACCGGCCAGGCGCGCTTCGAGGGCGGCTTCTCGCCTGGCGCCAGCCCGGCCCTGGTGACGATCAACTTCGACGTCTTCTACGGCAGCGACTCCCCCATCCTGATGGAACTGGGCGGCACGACGCCGGGCGCGCGCTGCGCGACAGATGTTCAGGCGCGGACGCTGGAGGGCGGCCCGCTGAATGTGGTGTGGTGGAACGACTACCACGGCCAGGCCGGCGACAGCTTCGACCTGTTCGACTTCAACGGCGGGCTGACCGGCCGCTTCGGCAGCGTGAACCTGCCGACTCTCGATGCAGGGCTGCTCTGGCAGACGGACGATCTGTACACCGACGGCGTGCTGCGCGTGGCCGCCGTGCCGGAGCCGGGGACGTGGGCCCTGCTGGCAGGTGGGCTGGGGCTCCTGGTGGGCAGGAGGAACTTCATTCGGGTCCGTTCCGCAGGATAG